tcaatttttgcaatttgtgatcaaatcttaaaattttttgagcacttcttcatttcgatttttctgtacttaaacacttcaaaaaaatcacacatcgTGCACAAATACACTCGATCTTCATACTGAGAAACcgaattttcagttcaaaatgctaaaataactaatttttcaaaaaaaaaaaaaaaaaaaaaaaacattgaattttcgGTGCAGTTGAGTTCGccatttccttttttcttttgtaataaattttattgctctattccactagaataaaattaataaaccaAATTCAACATACCTATAAAAGGATCATACGAGATACGCTTGAACTCCACCAGAGTCTACGACAGCATTAGGGGAATTTCTCCAATTCGAATGATGCATATTGGCACTATCGTTAAGCCTGGCAGTGGTAGAGGTTCTATCGAAAGAAGCCAGATACTCGGGCGTATCGATGGATGAATAAATATGATCGGAGTTGGGCCTTTCGGACGTGGTATAGGCGACCTGCCGATGATGTGGTCTTGGCGACGGTGTAGCTGTCGTTGCGGACGAGTAATTGGCTTCTTCTTGCGAACAGGAGCCGGATCCGGCCGACGAACTagaattattttgtattttggcaTTGGTACGGGATACGGTATACTCCGGCGGAGCGCTCGCTTTGAATATGTGATTATTAATGTGTTGATGAACGGACGGCGAAGGCGGCTGAGGGTACCCTCGATGATGATGTGTTCCGCCATTCTGACACCTTATCGACGACATCGACTCTAACGTGTAGTTATTAACGTTACGTTTcaaattgcaagtttttttaTTGCAATCGCGAGGCATAAGGCATCGTAACCTCTCCCAGAAACGTTTTTCGCCCCAACGCACCCTTGCGTTGGTTTTCAGGTACGGTCTGAGCTCTCCGTCGAGCTCAGCTTCTGGTAATATGGCGCCGTCTTCGACCAGCACCAGTTTAAACATTCGCCCTCGAAGGGCCTCGTGCAGGGCCGAACGGAATTCGTATCTGGACCATTCGGTTTGCAGGAAGTTCCTCGACAGGACTAAGATGACACGACGACTAGCGGCTGCTGCCTCGACTACGACCGTAGCCGAGCCATGTTGAAGGTAAGGCGATGGACTGGTCACACCGCCGTGATGTGGTAAGTCGCGATAGTGCAGACATAAATGGTAAGGTGGGCTACCGTGTTCTAATTCGGCTACGATGGATTGTAGTACGAATTCTTCGTCTTTTGGGCTATAGACGACATAACcgtcgaataatttttctcgaTCTTCTTCGAAATGTTTGGCAGTGGCTGCTTTGAATTGAAATAGACGAATACCGTATCGTGTGTAGAGCCAAATTCGCATCGGGTCTCGAAACACGAACATGATGATGAGCACGACTAAGAAGATGACCAAGGTGGAGAAGAGCAGCACGACGACGGGGAAATAATCGGATACCATTAAACTGTGCAGGGCCCAACTACTGGACATGTAATCGTTGCAGACGGTGTTGTTCATATCGACGTATCTTTTCTCGGCCACGTGACCATCGTCAATATAGCAAGGTATATCTTTATGATCGAGTACCTTATGACGATTGTCGACGACCCAGGCACGAAActcttggaaaaatttacacttGCATTGCCAACGATTATTACCCAGCGATACCTCGACCAAGTACGAATTCAACTGGAGCTGCCAAACCGGAAAATTCGTCAGCTTGTTACCGTCTAAGCGTAATATCTGTAGATATCTGTGGGGTAAAAAAGTCAGATTACCGATGAATGAAATCTCGTTATTCTGCAGATACAATTCCTTCAACTGTGACAATTGTTCGAATTCGAAGCCTTTCAATTCTTTTAGTCGATTGTTCTCCAGATGCAACACTTGCAGAGCGTTTAGCCCGTTAAACGTGTAATTCTGAATCGAATCTATTTTGCTATCGTTCAGATACAAGTTGACCATATTTTTTCGACCGATGAAAACGTGATCTTGAAGTTCACCAAAATCGTTTCCGTCCAGATATACGTGCGTAGCATCCATCGGTATACGCGACGGTACTTGAGCGTTTCTTTGGCGCGAACAATCGACCACGTTCGTATTCCAGGTTTGATCGTGATAACACGTACAATTAGAAGGGCAAGTCATTTCGCAATCGCAAGCGTCGAAATCGCAGCATTTACAGACGGTAAAACAATGAGTTTCGTATCGGCATAAAAACTGAGCCGGTGACACCGAGGTCGCCGAGACGAGCTGTGTGCCTCGAGAATGCGAAATTTTACACATGACGTTCTCCAAATCCATCACTTTGGGGTGCTGACGGAGCTGCGTCATGTTATTAATCAACGGTAACCAGTCCATCGAACAATCGCAATCGAACGGATTTCCACCGATGTAGAATTCGGGTAACGAACGATTCGACGGAACTGGATTCAGTCGCATAGCGTTGATGTCCAATTTGGTGATCTCGTTAGCGTACATGTCTACTCTGGCTAAATTGGATTTCTCCAGAAATGTATTCACTTTGACGTTgttgatgaaattattatttatgaaaACCAATTCGACGCTGTTCGGGATCGATAAATCACTAACTTCGCTGATACGGTTATGACTAGCGTCCAGAGTTTGAATATTTAGCTCTTCTTGAAGACCGTAGTAGTTGCCGAGGTTCTCGATGTAGTTACCGTGGATATCGAGCCATTTCAACGAACGAGGAACCATCGCGTAATCGAACCACACCAGATGATTGTTGGATAAATTCAACCACAGTAGATTAGCCAACGATACGAAC
The sequence above is a segment of the Planococcus citri chromosome 3, ihPlaCitr1.1, whole genome shotgun sequence genome. Coding sequences within it:
- the LOC135841944 gene encoding toll-like receptor 7 — encoded protein: MSHVIVLFVSLILAGWCSSSLFLVSAKYHTPESCTWEATNNETSKMAVTCRLRTLTSESTTLSSIQSEGTVRLNLECNDMLFFESVMTPKIFHFLHQLETLSVTSCKILELPVDAFDGLRDLKKLNIHTRNRDWSPAKSMELVPGSFDGLKELQSLNLSDNNIQSIPEDVFCSLVNLQSLNLSRNNLRSMESLGLIARRTSSDPDQSTRIECSGGADIKTLDLSGNHFKTLRQYSGLTKLRRLQNLYLQDNELTDIAADSLTFLTSLRVLNLSNNHLESLPEGLFSNNKEIREIYLQNNGLYMLSNRLFSRLEQLVILNLSNNKISQIDEDPFVGLIRLVVLDLSRNSLTHIKSKFFKDLLFLQILDLRNNSIGFIEDNAFLPLYNLHTLNLAENRLHQISANLFNGLFVLSKLTLSNNLIVNVHAQAFKNCSALKELDMSSNAINEVPVALTELSFLRTLDLGENQISTLRNGSFKNLELLTGLRLVDNGIGNLTEGMFWDLQNLQVLNLSKNKIQHIAHGTFTRNEQIQAIRLDANFLTDINGVFVSLANLLWLNLSNNHLVWFDYAMVPRSLKWLDIHGNYIENLGNYYGLQEELNIQTLDASHNRISEVSDLSIPNSVELVFINNNFINNVKVNTFLEKSNLARVDMYANEITKLDINAMRLNPVPSNRSLPEFYIGGNPFDCDCSMDWLPLINNMTQLRQHPKVMDLENVMCKISHSRGTQLVSATSVSPAQFLCRYETHCFTVCKCCDFDACDCEMTCPSNCTCYHDQTWNTNVVDCSRQRNAQVPSRIPMDATHVYLDGNDFGELQDHVFIGRKNMVNLYLNDSKIDSIQNYTFNGLNALQVLHLENNRLKELKGFEFEQLSQLKELYLQNNEISFIGNLTFLPHRYLQILRLDGNKLTNFPVWQLQLNSYLVEVSLGNNRWQCKCKFFQEFRAWVVDNRHKVLDHKDIPCYIDDGHVAEKRYVDMNNTVCNDYMSSSWALHSLMVSDYFPVVVLLFSTLVIFLVVLIIMFVFRDPMRIWLYTRYGIRLFQFKAATAKHFEEDREKLFDGYVVYSPKDEEFVLQSIVAELEHGSPPYHLCLHYRDLPHHGGVTSPSPYLQHGSATVVVEAAAASRRVILVLSRNFLQTEWSRYEFRSALHEALRGRMFKLVLVEDGAILPEAELDGELRPYLKTNARVRWGEKRFWERLRCLMPRDCNKKTCNLKRNVNNYTLESMSSIRCQNGGTHHHRGYPQPPSPSVHQHINNHIFKASAPPEYTVSRTNAKIQNNSSSSAGSGSCSQEEANYSSATTATPSPRPHHRQVAYTTSERPNSDHIYSSIDTPEYLASFDRTSTTARLNDSANMHHSNWRNSPNAVVDSGGVQAYLV